From a region of the Paeniglutamicibacter cryotolerans genome:
- a CDS encoding biotin transporter BioY, whose protein sequence is MRTIPADATSTSTSTPRLRVGARDLTLISVFAALIAVLTLIPAIPVGALGVPITLQTLAVSLTALVLGAWRGAGAAALYVVVGLAGVPVLAKFSGGLGVLAGPSAGYLLAFPIAALITGALATLVLRRVRRLRLLWLFLAAMGGSILATHPLGILGMSLNAQIPLAQAAAYDMLYWPGDLLKNLLAAAVALRVFKAFPDLARRNFGR, encoded by the coding sequence ATGCGCACCATACCGGCAGACGCCACCAGCACCAGCACCTCCACACCCCGGCTCCGCGTTGGAGCCAGGGACCTGACCCTGATCTCGGTCTTCGCCGCACTCATCGCGGTACTCACGCTGATCCCGGCCATCCCCGTCGGGGCGCTCGGCGTCCCCATCACGCTCCAGACCCTGGCCGTCAGCCTCACGGCGCTGGTCCTCGGCGCCTGGCGCGGGGCGGGTGCCGCAGCACTCTACGTGGTCGTGGGACTGGCCGGAGTCCCGGTCCTCGCCAAGTTCAGCGGCGGGCTCGGCGTCCTGGCAGGGCCCAGCGCGGGCTATCTGCTGGCCTTCCCGATCGCGGCGCTAATCACCGGCGCCCTAGCCACGCTGGTGTTGCGCCGGGTCCGGCGCCTCCGCCTGCTCTGGCTCTTCCTCGCGGCCATGGGCGGCTCCATCCTCGCCACCCACCCGCTGGGCATCCTGGGCATGAGCCTGAACGCACAGATCCCGCTGGCCCAGGCCGCCGCCTACGACATGCTCTATTGGCCAGGAGACCTGCTCAAGAACCTGCTTGCCGCCGCAGTGGCCCTGCGCGTCTTCAAGGCCTTCCCGGACCTGGCCCGCCGCAACTTCGGCCGCTAG
- the soxR gene encoding redox-sensitive transcriptional activator SoxR, whose protein sequence is MDAITERERELSVGQVSERSGVAVSALHFYEREGLISSRRTPGNQRRYDRSVLRRVAVIRAAHKAGIPLSVIGEVFAQLPAESAPTQEDWQALSTSWRTEISSRIHALEKLRDGLGGCIGCGCLSLTECSFVNPGDQLAAGGRGASMFRDDEPI, encoded by the coding sequence ATGGATGCAATCACCGAACGAGAGCGTGAACTCAGCGTCGGTCAGGTCTCCGAGCGCTCGGGCGTGGCCGTTTCCGCCCTGCACTTCTATGAGCGCGAGGGGCTGATCTCTTCCCGGCGCACCCCGGGCAACCAGCGCCGTTACGACCGTTCGGTACTGCGCCGAGTAGCCGTGATCCGTGCGGCGCACAAGGCCGGGATCCCACTGTCGGTGATCGGCGAGGTCTTCGCCCAGCTGCCGGCCGAATCGGCGCCGACCCAGGAGGACTGGCAGGCGCTTTCCACCTCCTGGCGCACGGAGATCTCCTCGCGCATCCACGCGCTGGAGAAGCTGCGCGACGGGCTCGGTGGGTGCATCGGCTGTGGTTGCCTGTCGTTGACCGAATGCTCGTTCGTGAACCCCGGCGACCAGTTGGCCGCCGGTGGACGCGGGGCGAGTATGTTCCGCGATGACGAGCCGATTTGA
- a CDS encoding flavin reductase family protein, with the protein MAVQAPELQQGLSDAFRAAFGNHPAAVAVVTAAGARGPVGITASSVISVSADPALLAFNVSAARGSAAEILAADSLLVHLLTTQNAALAAAFASPTAERFGVDMPWSALADGGPLLHGVGTVLRCDILSRTPAGPATLVVAQVREILDGGSPAEPLLYHRRGYHSLGAHSLLA; encoded by the coding sequence ATGGCAGTGCAAGCTCCCGAGCTACAGCAAGGACTCTCCGATGCCTTCCGCGCCGCGTTCGGGAACCATCCCGCCGCCGTCGCCGTCGTGACGGCAGCCGGAGCCCGCGGCCCCGTGGGCATCACTGCCTCCTCGGTCATCTCCGTCTCGGCCGATCCGGCCCTGCTGGCCTTCAACGTCTCGGCGGCCCGCGGTTCGGCCGCAGAGATCCTCGCCGCCGACTCGCTGCTGGTGCACCTGCTCACTACACAGAACGCCGCCCTGGCCGCTGCCTTCGCCTCGCCCACGGCCGAGCGGTTCGGCGTGGACATGCCCTGGTCGGCACTGGCGGACGGCGGACCTCTGCTGCACGGCGTCGGCACGGTATTGCGCTGCGACATCCTCAGTCGAACCCCGGCTGGCCCCGCCACCCTCGTCGTCGCGCAGGTGCGCGAGATCCTCGACGGCGGATCGCCGGCCGAGCCGCTGCTTTACCACCGCCGCGGCTACCACTCACTGGGCGCGCATTCGCTGCTGGCCTGA
- a CDS encoding LysE family translocator has translation MDTQLFLGFTVVSFALAMTPGADWAYAIAAGLGRHRISSVVAGLCTGYVFHTLLIVAGMAALIASLPQLLGWLTLIGAGYLLWLGISTARSWRDAGFKAEPETMAAATLAHRGTATGTSGTEANGEILLLVATPTPVETTPQRFFGASYLRGLGTSGTNPKALLLYLALIPQFLSTDSALPIPVQTAVLGTSHMLLSAVIYTGVALGARVLLRSRPAGARLVTLASGVIMIILGLLLLAEQLPLITRTARMLFTIL, from the coding sequence GTGGATACGCAACTCTTTCTCGGCTTCACCGTCGTGTCGTTCGCCCTAGCCATGACCCCCGGAGCCGACTGGGCCTACGCCATCGCAGCCGGCCTGGGCCGGCACCGAATCTCTTCCGTGGTCGCCGGGCTCTGCACCGGATACGTCTTCCACACCCTCCTCATCGTCGCAGGCATGGCAGCACTCATCGCCTCCCTTCCCCAGCTACTGGGATGGCTGACACTGATCGGGGCCGGTTACCTGCTCTGGTTGGGCATCAGCACCGCCCGATCCTGGCGCGACGCCGGCTTCAAGGCCGAACCAGAGACGATGGCCGCCGCCACCCTGGCCCACCGCGGCACGGCAACCGGCACCTCCGGAACCGAGGCGAACGGCGAGATCCTGCTCCTTGTCGCCACGCCGACCCCGGTCGAAACAACCCCGCAGCGCTTCTTCGGCGCCTCCTACCTGCGCGGACTGGGCACCAGCGGCACCAACCCCAAGGCCCTGCTGCTCTACCTGGCGCTGATCCCCCAGTTCCTGAGCACCGACTCGGCCCTACCGATCCCGGTCCAAACAGCCGTTTTAGGCACCAGCCACATGCTGCTCTCCGCCGTCATCTACACCGGCGTTGCCCTTGGCGCCCGAGTGCTGCTGCGCTCGCGTCCCGCCGGGGCCCGGCTGGTCACCCTGGCCAGCGGCGTCATCATGATCATCCTGGGCCTGCTCCTGTTGGCCGAGCAGCTCCCGCTGATCACCCGGACGGCTCGGATGCTGTTCACGATCCTCTAG
- a CDS encoding superoxide dismutase, which yields MAVYTLPELQYDYAALEPNISARIMELHHSKHHAAYVAGANAALEQLAEARAKGEFGNVPKLSKDLAFHLGGHTNHSIFWSNLSPEGGDKPVGELAAAIDDAFGSFDAFRAHFTAAAMSLQGSGWALLAFEGLGGQLVIEQLYDQQGNVPVASTPLLMLDMWEHAFYLDYVNVKADYVKAFWNIVNWADVSARFEAARAGARSLVVPGR from the coding sequence ATGGCTGTTTATACCCTTCCGGAGCTGCAGTACGATTACGCGGCCCTGGAACCGAATATTTCGGCGCGGATCATGGAGCTGCACCATTCCAAGCACCATGCGGCGTATGTGGCCGGGGCGAATGCTGCTCTGGAGCAGTTGGCTGAGGCGCGGGCCAAGGGTGAGTTCGGGAATGTTCCGAAGTTGTCCAAGGATTTGGCGTTCCATCTGGGTGGTCATACTAACCACTCGATTTTCTGGTCGAATTTGTCGCCTGAGGGTGGGGATAAGCCGGTGGGTGAGTTGGCTGCGGCGATTGATGATGCGTTTGGTTCGTTTGATGCGTTCCGTGCGCATTTCACGGCCGCGGCGATGAGCCTGCAGGGTTCGGGGTGGGCGTTGTTGGCGTTTGAGGGGTTGGGTGGCCAGTTGGTCATTGAGCAGCTGTATGACCAGCAGGGCAATGTGCCGGTGGCGAGTACCCCGTTGTTGATGTTGGACATGTGGGAGCATGCGTTCTATTTGGACTATGTGAATGTGAAGGCCGATTACGTGAAGGCTTTTTGGAACATCGTGAATTGGGCTGATGTGTCGGCTCGTTTCGAGGCGGCGCGTGCCGGTGCGCGGTCGTTGGTTGTTCCGGGTAGGTAA
- a CDS encoding AI-2E family transporter, translating to MKPGFRGAFFATLGVLLALALGAAVASLTYALTLVFIAFFISLVLDPLVSWFETTGMSRGKAVATVLIGFLVLILGIRALVIPLLVTEGLSLLRSLPSLLDGISHQEWFISLDMRFNGALEPGIEWPERTIADPATWVVVGNGALHVGIGVANAVFGVVFVAILTIYFVSSLKTIKSAFYDLVPASKRPGVEEISEEIAASVGGYLSGMAILASINASFPFILFTIMHVPYAPVHAILALPITMIPLVGSVISASIMTVVSFFDSPGTALIVLLVMLVYMQVEAYLLTPRIVGKAIKIPASLVLIGAMIGGTLAGLLGAMVACPVTASILLIMNKVVIPAQAKR from the coding sequence ATGAAACCGGGCTTCCGCGGGGCGTTCTTCGCCACGCTCGGGGTGCTGCTGGCACTGGCCCTGGGCGCGGCGGTCGCTTCGCTGACGTACGCGCTGACATTGGTCTTCATCGCCTTCTTCATCAGCCTCGTGCTCGACCCGCTGGTCAGCTGGTTCGAAACCACGGGCATGAGCCGGGGCAAGGCAGTCGCAACGGTCCTGATCGGCTTCCTGGTCCTGATCCTCGGAATCCGCGCCCTGGTCATCCCGCTGCTGGTCACCGAGGGCCTGTCCCTACTGCGCTCGCTTCCTTCGCTACTGGATGGCATATCCCACCAGGAATGGTTCATCTCCCTTGACATGCGTTTCAACGGCGCGCTGGAACCGGGCATCGAATGGCCTGAACGCACCATCGCCGATCCGGCCACCTGGGTGGTCGTAGGCAATGGAGCGCTGCACGTGGGCATCGGCGTGGCAAACGCCGTCTTCGGAGTGGTATTCGTCGCGATCTTGACGATCTATTTCGTTTCCTCACTGAAGACGATCAAATCCGCGTTCTACGACCTGGTCCCGGCATCCAAGCGTCCGGGGGTCGAAGAGATCTCGGAGGAGATCGCCGCCTCCGTCGGAGGATACCTCTCCGGAATGGCGATCCTGGCATCCATCAACGCCAGCTTCCCGTTCATCCTGTTCACCATCATGCACGTGCCCTACGCACCGGTGCACGCGATCCTCGCGCTGCCGATCACGATGATTCCACTCGTGGGATCAGTGATCAGCGCGAGCATCATGACGGTGGTCTCCTTCTTCGACTCACCGGGGACTGCGCTGATCGTCCTGCTGGTGATGCTTGTCTACATGCAGGTGGAGGCCTATCTGCTCACACCGCGCATCGTAGGCAAGGCCATCAAGATCCCGGCCTCGCTGGTACTCATCGGGGCCATGATCGGAGGAACGCTGGCCGGGCTACTCGGCGCCATGGTCGCGTGCCCGGTGACGGCATCGATCCTGCTGATCATGAACAAGGTTGTCATTCCGGCCCAGGCAAAGCGTTAG
- a CDS encoding class I SAM-dependent methyltransferase, which yields MGRHSEAQPEQRPAETWDQFYSESTRIWSGNPNSALVSQVAELSPGTALELGCGEGADAIWLAERGWQVTGIDVSGVALERAAEHALSAGVAESTDWERHDLALWQPSRSYDLVTALFLHSMIDFPREPILRAAAAAVAPGGSLLVVGHESFPPWSEHRPDASDFPPAENVAEALGLAGAGWRVHTASVPGRVATGPEGQAAQLTDSVLLARRPA from the coding sequence ATGGGCAGGCATTCAGAAGCACAACCGGAACAACGACCGGCAGAAACGTGGGACCAGTTCTATAGCGAGAGCACCCGCATCTGGTCGGGAAACCCGAATAGCGCCCTGGTCTCACAGGTCGCCGAGCTGTCTCCCGGCACGGCACTGGAGCTGGGCTGCGGCGAGGGCGCAGACGCCATCTGGCTGGCAGAACGCGGATGGCAGGTCACCGGAATCGATGTCTCGGGCGTAGCCCTGGAACGAGCGGCGGAGCATGCCCTGTCCGCCGGCGTGGCCGAGAGCACCGACTGGGAACGCCACGATCTGGCCCTCTGGCAGCCCTCGCGCAGCTACGACCTGGTCACCGCGTTGTTCCTGCACTCCATGATCGATTTCCCACGCGAGCCGATACTGCGCGCGGCGGCGGCCGCCGTCGCCCCCGGCGGTTCCCTGCTGGTGGTCGGGCACGAGTCCTTCCCGCCCTGGAGCGAGCACCGGCCCGACGCCTCGGATTTCCCTCCGGCCGAAAACGTTGCCGAGGCGCTGGGACTGGCCGGTGCCGGCTGGCGGGTCCATACGGCATCGGTTCCCGGCCGCGTGGCCACCGGCCCCGAGGGACAAGCCGCTCAGCTGACCGATAGCGTGCTGCTGGCGCGCCGCCCGGCCTAA
- a CDS encoding DedA family protein, with protein MNALDGILLQADQWWVYPVAALFIAASGLIPPVPSAAVFVALGALAGVAGGPSILWLMVAMVAGALLGDVLTFMLVRGDRIGGLLNLAGMRWQRAIDGAQDRMTKQGVSVLMVSRFIPLGRISTNVVLGLGPRTYGTLVGLSVLAALPWTIFTVGIGVATCFWPNISTTTAVVVAVLLSIVLGWLIGKLNGWADTRSGIDSDTESAPVEA; from the coding sequence ATGAATGCGCTTGACGGAATACTGCTTCAGGCCGACCAATGGTGGGTTTATCCGGTTGCTGCGCTGTTCATTGCCGCCTCCGGTTTGATCCCGCCGGTTCCCAGCGCTGCCGTCTTCGTGGCGCTCGGCGCACTGGCGGGAGTGGCTGGGGGACCGAGCATCCTGTGGCTGATGGTGGCCATGGTGGCCGGCGCACTGCTCGGGGACGTCTTGACCTTCATGCTGGTCAGGGGAGACCGCATCGGTGGGCTGTTGAATCTGGCCGGAATGCGCTGGCAGCGGGCCATAGACGGAGCCCAGGACCGGATGACCAAACAGGGCGTTTCGGTGCTGATGGTCTCCCGGTTCATCCCGCTGGGCAGGATCTCGACCAATGTGGTGCTGGGCTTGGGCCCGCGGACGTACGGCACTCTGGTGGGGCTCTCGGTCTTAGCAGCGCTTCCCTGGACTATCTTCACGGTGGGTATCGGTGTGGCCACGTGCTTCTGGCCGAACATCTCCACCACCACTGCAGTGGTGGTGGCGGTGCTGCTCTCGATCGTTCTGGGCTGGTTGATCGGAAAGCTGAACGGTTGGGCGGATACCCGCTCCGGCATCGATTCCGACACCGAGAGTGCCCCGGTCGAGGCCTGA
- a CDS encoding malonic semialdehyde reductase has protein sequence MSTEAQLNVDVDAESILDPTTLDTLFREARTANTFSDEPVDDSTLEAIYELTKMGPTMMNNQPLRITWVRTAEARERLAAHMLEGNRAKTITAPMVALLSADANWHEHFETFFPHAPERKAQFDAIEGLRTQMALNNAHLQAGYMIMAIRAMGLHAGPMGGFDAAGIDAEFNAGTANKSFLIMNIGKPGTNPWFDRLPRLDFDVATSSI, from the coding sequence ATGAGCACCGAAGCCCAGCTGAACGTCGACGTCGATGCCGAGTCGATCCTGGACCCCACCACCCTGGATACACTGTTCCGCGAGGCGCGCACGGCCAACACGTTCTCCGATGAGCCGGTCGACGACTCGACCCTCGAGGCCATCTACGAGCTGACCAAAATGGGTCCGACGATGATGAACAACCAGCCGCTGCGCATCACCTGGGTCCGCACCGCCGAGGCCCGCGAACGCCTTGCAGCGCACATGCTCGAGGGCAACCGCGCCAAGACCATCACCGCGCCCATGGTCGCGCTGCTCAGTGCCGATGCCAACTGGCACGAGCACTTCGAGACCTTTTTCCCGCACGCCCCGGAGCGCAAGGCCCAGTTCGACGCCATCGAGGGACTCCGCACCCAGATGGCCCTGAACAACGCCCACCTCCAGGCCGGCTACATGATCATGGCGATCCGTGCCATGGGCCTGCATGCAGGGCCGATGGGCGGATTCGACGCCGCCGGCATCGATGCCGAATTCAACGCCGGCACCGCCAACAAGTCATTCCTGATCATGAACATCGGCAAGCCCGGAACCAACCCATGGTTCGACCGCCTGCCGCGCCTTGACTTCGACGTGGCAACCAGCTCTATCTAA
- a CDS encoding PLDc N-terminal domain-containing protein encodes MLFQIVADLFRDRELTGWLKTLWFLLLAFIPVLTALVYLITRGKGMAIRQEVRAQQAVAGAETYISEVAGASPAQQISEAKELLDSGTITGSEFDALKAKALA; translated from the coding sequence GTGCTCTTCCAGATCGTCGCCGACCTGTTCCGCGACCGCGAACTCACCGGCTGGCTCAAGACCCTGTGGTTCCTGCTGCTGGCCTTCATTCCGGTACTGACCGCGCTGGTCTATCTGATCACCCGAGGCAAGGGCATGGCCATCCGCCAGGAGGTCCGCGCCCAGCAGGCAGTCGCCGGGGCCGAGACCTACATCAGCGAGGTCGCCGGGGCCAGCCCCGCCCAACAGATCAGCGAGGCCAAGGAACTGCTTGATTCCGGCACCATCACCGGGTCCGAGTTCGATGCGCTGAAGGCCAAAGCGCTCGCATGA